The following are encoded in a window of Panicum virgatum strain AP13 chromosome 5N, P.virgatum_v5, whole genome shotgun sequence genomic DNA:
- the LOC120675669 gene encoding LOB domain-containing protein 42-like produces the protein MRMSCNGCRVLRKGCSDNCAIRPCLQWIRNPDSQGNATVFLAKFYGRAGLINLINAGPENVRPAIFRSLLYEACGRMLNPVYGSVGLLWSGNWQLCQSAVESVLRGMPIAQPPPAATAVPPLRTCDIRHVAMRQAADQGAVAAAALHRMANSSRGQFKRSGAHRSAAAGCDSAIELVFSQPSAAMLADVRQARPLNWAPRQPSQEYSAGSHDAIPETHSNAASVDTVEVSHVSQSEPEPPRESDERADGLDLTLGLSPTTHNTEPSDFDDEQPCHRGEPVKLGLAMADSRAR, from the exons ATGCGGATGAGCTGCAACGGCTGCCGCGTGCTGCGCAAGGGGTGCAGCGACAACTGCGCCATCCGGCCGTGCCTGCAGTGGATCCGCAACCCCGACTCGCAGGGCAACGCCACCGTCTTCCTCGCCAAGTTCTACGGCCGCGCCGGTCTCATCAACCTCATCAACGCCGGCCCCGAGAACGTCCGACCCG CAATATTCCGGTCTCTGCTGTACGAGGCCTGCGGCCGCATGCTCAACCCGGTCTACGGCTCCGTCGGCCTGCTCTGGTCCGGGAACTGGCAGCTCTGCCAGTCCGCCGTCGAGTCGGTCCTCCGCGGCATGCCCatcgcgcagccgccgcccgccgccacggccgtcCCGCCTCTCCGGACGTGCGACATCCGCCACGTCGCCATGAGACAAGCAGCTGACCAAGGCGCCgtggctgccgccgccctccaccggaTGGCCAACAGCTCCCGCGGGCAATTCAAACGGTCTGGCGCCCACAGGTCGGCAGCAGCAGGTTGCGACTCCGCCATCGAGCTCGTCTTCTCCCAGCCGTCGGCCGCCATGCTGGCCGACGTCCGGCAGGCGCGGCCGCTGAACTGGGCGCCGCGCCAGCCCAGCCAGGAGTACTCTGCTGGGAGCCATGACGCCATTCCGGAGACCCATAGCAACGCCGCCTCAGTGGACACCGTCGAAGTCTCTCATGTCAGTCAGTCCGAACCGGAGCCACCAAGAGAAAGCGACGAGCGTGCGGATGGCCTGGATCTCACGCTAGGCCTATCGCCGACGACGCACAACACAGAGCCGTCAGACTTTGACGACGAACAGCCTTGTCACAGAGGCGAGCCGGTGAAGCTCGGCTTGGCGATGGCAGATTCAAGAGCTAGATAA